A genomic region of Brevibacillus sp. JNUCC-41 contains the following coding sequences:
- the qoxA gene encoding cytochrome aa3 quinol oxidase subunit II, giving the protein MKIKWALLTILFTIATVLTGCDNPLMVLDPKGPVAATQADVIMISIWTMSFVVLVVMVLYIVMIMKYRASKQRDDYEPPHIEGSKVLEIIWVAIPILIVAFLSVVTVKTTNEVEATPKGYGDQEPLVIYASSSNWKWHFSYPEEDIETVNYLFIPTNRPIEFKLYSFGPISSFWIPQLGGQKYAMSDMVNTLHLAADVPGEYMGRNSNFSGSGFAQQTFNVNALSAKDYDKWVDEIKATAKPITEEKFNELLKPGHVGQSTYTGTHLEFSPAPEGENAGHDHGSSDTEENDSKDSHEEHSEHSNMNHDH; this is encoded by the coding sequence ATGAAAATAAAATGGGCTCTATTAACTATACTTTTTACAATTGCCACTGTGCTAACCGGTTGCGATAACCCATTAATGGTCTTGGACCCTAAAGGGCCAGTAGCTGCAACACAAGCAGATGTTATTATGATTTCGATATGGACAATGTCCTTTGTCGTCCTTGTCGTTATGGTACTGTATATCGTCATGATAATGAAATATCGTGCTTCCAAACAGCGTGATGATTATGAACCACCTCATATTGAAGGAAGTAAGGTTCTTGAAATAATTTGGGTTGCAATCCCGATTTTGATCGTCGCTTTCCTATCCGTTGTTACTGTTAAAACAACAAATGAAGTTGAGGCAACACCTAAAGGGTACGGAGATCAAGAACCTTTAGTTATCTACGCTTCATCTTCCAACTGGAAATGGCATTTTAGTTATCCGGAAGAAGATATCGAAACGGTCAACTATCTGTTTATACCGACTAACCGACCAATTGAATTTAAACTTTACTCATTCGGTCCAATCTCAAGTTTCTGGATTCCACAACTTGGAGGACAAAAATACGCGATGTCGGACATGGTTAATACGTTGCACTTAGCAGCTGATGTACCAGGTGAATATATGGGTCGAAATTCAAACTTCAGTGGTTCAGGTTTTGCTCAGCAAACGTTCAACGTTAATGCATTGTCAGCAAAAGATTACGATAAGTGGGTAGATGAAATTAAAGCTACTGCTAAACCGATTACTGAGGAAAAATTCAATGAATTATTAAAACCTGGTCATGTGGGACAATCCACTTACACTGGAACTCACTTAGAGTTCTCACCAGCTCCTGAAGGGGAAAATGCTGGTCATGACCACGGATCTTCTGATACTGAAGAAAATGATTCCAAGGATTCACACGAGGAACATTCAGAACACAGCAACATGAATCATGATCACTAA
- the qoxB gene encoding cytochrome aa3 quinol oxidase subunit I — protein sequence MDYFDRFAVPHPSPAIYASMVAIGLTMIAVVAGITYFKKWGYLWREWLTTVDHKRIGIMYILSALLMLFRGGVDALMMRAQTAIPDNGLLDGQHYNEVFTTHGVVMILFMAMPFIIGLMNIVTPLQIGARDVAFPRLNAVSFWLFFMGAMLFNISFVVGGSPDAGWTSYFPLASNDFSESVGSNYYAIAIQIAGIGTLMTGINFIVTILKMRAPGMNLMKMPMFTWSILITNFIIVFAFPVLTVALALMTMDRLFGTQFFTMANGGSDMLWANLFWVWGHPEVYIVILPAFGIYSEIISTFARRNLYGYNSMVISMVAISTLSFVVWAHHFYTMGHGAMVNGIFSVTTMAIAVPTGVKIFNWLFTLWKGKIVFTVPMLYSLAFIPIFTLGGVTGVMLAMASADYQYHNTMFLVAHFHYVLIPGTVFAVLAGFTYWWPKMFGFMLSEKIGKWSFWFITIGFNVTFFPMFITGLDGQARRMYTYSESTGYGPLNMLSFVGAIGLAIGFALIVYNIYWSTRYASRNISNDPWDARSLEWATHTPIPEYNFAIVPTVDSTEAFWDSKKKGFKLFGGKVEKIHMPNNSGVPFIMSCIFFVWGFALVFSMWIIAIIATIGIFACMIHRSFEKDHGRYISVEEIEETENKLRGAK from the coding sequence ATGGATTACTTTGATCGATTTGCCGTACCTCATCCAAGTCCTGCGATTTATGCATCCATGGTTGCCATTGGTTTAACCATGATTGCGGTTGTTGCCGGAATTACCTATTTTAAAAAATGGGGTTACTTATGGCGTGAGTGGTTAACAACGGTTGACCATAAACGTATTGGTATCATGTACATCTTGTCAGCACTGCTTATGCTTTTCCGTGGTGGCGTCGATGCTCTTATGATGCGTGCTCAAACGGCTATTCCAGATAACGGTCTTTTGGATGGACAGCATTATAATGAGGTATTTACAACACACGGGGTCGTCATGATCCTGTTCATGGCTATGCCATTTATCATTGGGTTAATGAACATTGTTACACCATTACAAATTGGAGCGCGTGACGTAGCATTCCCACGTCTGAACGCAGTAAGCTTCTGGTTATTCTTCATGGGGGCAATGCTATTTAACATCTCTTTCGTAGTCGGTGGTTCTCCTGATGCAGGCTGGACATCTTACTTCCCGCTGGCAAGTAACGATTTCAGTGAATCAGTCGGTTCGAACTATTACGCGATTGCAATTCAAATCGCTGGTATTGGTACATTAATGACTGGTATCAACTTTATCGTAACCATCTTGAAAATGAGAGCACCTGGCATGAACTTAATGAAAATGCCAATGTTCACATGGTCTATCTTGATCACAAACTTCATCATCGTTTTCGCTTTCCCTGTATTGACAGTGGCACTTGCGTTGATGACAATGGATCGTCTATTCGGAACTCAATTCTTTACGATGGCCAATGGCGGTAGCGATATGCTTTGGGCGAACTTGTTCTGGGTTTGGGGACATCCTGAAGTTTATATAGTAATTCTTCCAGCTTTCGGTATTTACAGTGAAATCATTTCGACATTTGCACGTCGTAACCTGTACGGGTATAATTCGATGGTTATCTCCATGGTAGCTATTTCTACACTATCTTTCGTTGTATGGGCTCACCATTTCTATACAATGGGTCACGGTGCAATGGTTAATGGTATCTTCTCGGTTACCACGATGGCAATCGCCGTCCCGACCGGTGTTAAGATCTTCAACTGGTTGTTCACACTTTGGAAAGGTAAAATCGTATTTACCGTTCCAATGCTATACTCTTTAGCCTTCATTCCGATTTTCACGCTCGGTGGGGTAACAGGGGTAATGCTTGCCATGGCAAGTGCTGACTACCAATACCATAATACAATGTTCTTAGTAGCTCACTTCCACTACGTTTTAATCCCTGGTACTGTATTTGCCGTACTTGCCGGTTTTACGTACTGGTGGCCAAAAATGTTCGGTTTCATGTTGAGCGAAAAAATTGGGAAATGGTCGTTCTGGTTCATCACAATCGGCTTTAATGTAACATTCTTCCCGATGTTCATCACTGGTTTAGATGGGCAGGCACGTCGTATGTATACGTACTCTGAATCAACAGGATATGGTCCATTGAATATGCTCTCTTTCGTTGGAGCGATTGGTTTAGCAATAGGTTTTGCACTTATTGTGTACAATATCTATTGGAGTACTCGTTATGCATCAAGAAATATCTCAAACGATCCATGGGATGCACGTTCTCTAGAGTGGGCTACACATACACCAATCCCTGAATATAACTTTGCAATTGTACCAACAGTTGATTCTACAGAAGCATTCTGGGATTCAAAGAAAAAAGGCTTCAAATTATTTGGCGGTAAAGTAGAAAAGATTCATATGCCAAATAACAGTGGCGTGCCGTTTATCATGAGCTGTATCTTCTTCGTTTGGGGCTTTGCATTGGTATTCAGCATGTGGATCATTGCAATCATTGCAACGATCGGTATCTTTGCTTGTATGATTCACCGTTCATTCGAAAAAGATCACGGACGTTATATCTCTGTTGAAGAGATCGAAGAAACTGAAAATAAATTGCGAGGTGCTAAGTAA
- the qoxC gene encoding cytochrome aa3 quinol oxidase subunit III, whose product MKIDNSLPLEYSTEENRLKIFGFWIFLGAEIALFATLFATYFVLVDGTGNGPTGEHLFKVPTLMFQTIFLLTSSFTIGLGINAMRLGRQKATIGFFIITLILGLGFLGVEIYEFVEYVHEGATIQTSAFLSSLFTLLGTHGAHVTLGLFWGTFIVMQIKKRGMTPQTTNKAFIFSLYWHFLDVVWIFIFSFVYLKGMM is encoded by the coding sequence ATGAAAATAGATAACTCGCTGCCACTAGAATATAGCACGGAAGAAAATCGCTTAAAGATTTTTGGATTCTGGATTTTCCTAGGAGCAGAAATAGCTCTTTTCGCTACACTGTTCGCCACTTATTTTGTCTTAGTTGATGGTACTGGAAATGGTCCAACAGGGGAACATCTTTTTAAAGTCCCTACACTAATGTTTCAAACAATCTTTCTTTTAACTAGTAGTTTTACCATAGGTCTTGGAATCAATGCAATGAGACTTGGCAGGCAGAAAGCAACGATTGGTTTCTTCATTATCACCCTTATTCTTGGTTTAGGCTTCTTAGGAGTCGAAATTTATGAATTCGTGGAGTATGTACATGAAGGAGCAACGATTCAAACAAGTGCTTTCTTATCTAGTTTGTTCACATTACTAGGTACGCATGGAGCTCACGTTACACTTGGTTTATTCTGGGGAACCTTCATCGTCATGCAGATTAAAAAGCGCGGTATGACTCCACAGACAACAAACAAGGCTTTCATCTTTTCACTTTACTGGCATTTCTTGGACGT